The Polaribacter sp. Q13 sequence ACCATAAATAAAATTGTTCTTTAGAATCGAAAACCTCTTTACCAAGGTTATTAACTTCTGCTAATTCTATTATCTTTTCTGTATGTATTGGTTTAAAAACAAAAGTAGCATCGTTACTATATCTTTGTAAAGACTTTGTAGAAATATTTAAATAGCTAGCCCAATCTTCTTCAGTAAACGGAATGATACGCTTAATAGCATTAAATATTTTAAAAGGTAAACCGTTTTTAATAACCTGAATAATAAGCATTTTGTTTTCAAAGAATTCTGAAAATGTGATGTTTTCTTTGTTAAAACTAAAGGGAGAATTTAATACATAACTACTTATTGCTTCGTTAACAGCGGTAAAATCTGATGTGTTTTCTTTATAAACCATAACTTAATACATTTGACTACTAATTTAAGACTTTTGTCTTTATTTAAAAAACATTTTTACATTTTTTTTCTTTAATAAATATTATTTAAAAGGTTTTTACTATTGATTACAGTGTGTTATGAAATATTTTAACATAAAAAAAGGAACTACATTGCTGTAATTCCTTTTATTTATCGATGTCATTCCGAAATGAGACTATTTTGTTCTTTCGACTTCGCTCAAGATAAACTAATAAGAAATCTTAGTATTTTCATCTAAAAATCACTATTATTTGGACTATTTTTAATAGAATCTACACAAATTTAATTTCAATTTACTTTTGATGTTTTACCAATTTTCAAAGGGCTGCAATGAGCGATAAAGCAACCGAAATAGAATCATTTTTAAACGAAT is a genomic window containing:
- a CDS encoding antitoxin Xre/MbcA/ParS toxin-binding domain-containing protein codes for the protein MVYKENTSDFTAVNEAISSYVLNSPFSFNKENITFSEFFENKMLIIQVIKNGLPFKIFNAIKRIIPFTEEDWASYLNISTKSLQRYSNDATFVFKPIHTEKIIELAEVNNLGKEVFDSKEQFYLWLNTPSYALHNLKPAELIKDSYGKELVMEELNRIEHGVFA